The genomic window GCACTACACGTTTAGTTTTATATAGTTTAGTTGTACACGaaacaattatttttttatagaatCAACTATTTTTTAAATCACCCTGTCTAACTTTTTTGGAATATACTTAGTTTTATATGCTTTAGATTTTTGCATaaatctttatttattttgtccAAATTATTAATAATATCATATCTTTAAATTTGTAGATTGTCTAACCATAGAATTTCAGAAGAGAGGTTTACCTCACGCTCATCTTCTTTTATTCATGCATCCGGAATCAAAGCCACGAACTGTTGATGACATAGATAAGGTTATTAAGAcagaaatttcagataagtggaAAAATCCCAAATTGTATACTGTTGTTGAGAAATATATAATTTGTGGTCCACGCGGTCATTTAAATAGTAAGAGCTAATGCATGATCAATGATAAATGCTTAAAGTTTTTTTCCAAAACATTCAAAGATAGGACAATTATTGACGAAGCAGGCTTTCCAAGATATCAAAGAAGACATGATGGGTGAACTGTATCAAAGAAAACTGTTGAGGTTGACAACTCCTTCATAGTTCCATACAATTTCGGTCTTCTTCTAAAATTTAGATGTCAAATCAATGTTGAGTACACTTACCAAACTTCAGCAATCAAATATCTGTTCAAGTATCTTCACAAGAGTAATGGCAGGGTGACAGCTGCATTTTATCAAAACAATGGATCTCAGGTAGATGAAATACGTAATTATTATGATTATAGATATATATCAGCATGTGAAGCTGCATAGAGATTATCTGGTTATCCTATTTAAATGAAGGAACCAGCAGTAATAAGATGGTCATTCTATCTTCCTGATGATATGCCAATTGTCTACAAAGATATTGATATAATTCAGTCAGTTATTGAAACTTCTTTTTTTCAAGAAATCTATATTGATTGAATGGTTCAAAGCAAATGAAGACTATATTGATGCAAAAAATTTGACTTATTTTGAGTTTTCAACAAAGTTTGTTTGGAATGGAGAGCATCATATGTGGACTCATAGAAAGCAAGGATATGCCATAGGAAGGATTTTTCATATACCACCAATGAATAAAGAAGATTACTATCTAAGGCTATTTTTGAACATTCAAAAGGAATGCACGAGTTTCAGTGATCTAAGAACAGTTGATGGTGTGGTTTATAACTCCTTTAAAGATGCATGCTATGCACTAGGACTGTTGCAGGACGAAAAATTCATTGATGTAATCTCTGAAGCAAGAACATTGCACTCTGCAATTTTTCTAAGGAGACTTTTTGTTGTTCTATTAACACCAAATAACATGAGTAGACCAGAGTTTGTTTGGCAAAAGACTTGAAACTTTCTCTCTGATAACGTACTATACGAACAAAGAAGATTACTACAAATAGAAAGTAACTATaatctattataaaaaaaattttgccaTTGTAGAATTCAATTTAGCCTATAATTATAACAAAACATTGGATAAGGAATGTTAAAGAGTGATTGAATAAATACAATAATGCCTTTTTTGAGAGTAAAATTATCATACATATGATAAAATTGTTTATTGGTGTTCACTTtaactttttctctttctttgatAATATTTAGAAAAtataacaaaacaaaataaataaactcATGAGTAGAAATTTGCATATGATCAAATAATGGGTGCTGTTAGCAGTAATATGGATGGACTTTTCTTCTTATATGGTCAAGGTGGTTGTGGAAAAACATTCTTATGGTCAACTATATCATGCTCAATTAGGTCTAAAGGAGGTATAGTTGTAAATGTTGCTTTGAGTGGAATTGCTGCACTTTTGTTGCCTAATGGAAGAACGGCACATTCAAGGTTTAAATTCATTTGACCATAAATGAATATTTTTTGTGTAACATTAAACAAGGAAGTCCTCTTGCAAGGTTAATAATCAAGGCTAAATTAATCTTATGAAATGAAACTCCAATGATAAGTAAGTATTGTTACGAAGCTTTAGACAAATGCCTCGAGACATCTTGAGGTGTTCATATTTATATAACGCTCATTTGCCATTTGGAGGTAAAGTTGTCCTCGGAAGAGATTTTAGACAAATTTTACCTGTGATTCCCAAAGGCTCATGGCAAGATATAATTCAATCTTCTATTAATTCTTCATATTTGTGGCATAACTGTAAGGTTCGAAAACTTACAAAAAAACATGAGATTGTTACTAGGTGAAAACAATAACATACAAGAACTCAGAAATTTTACAAAATGGCTACTCAAAATTGGTGATGGTTTGGCTGGTAATACAACAGATAGTGAATCGATCGTTCATATACCATCTAACATTTTGGTTAAGAATTTTGAGACAGCTTTGGATGACCTTATTGATTTTATATATCCAGATATGTTATCCAATTTATtcgttgaaaattattttaaggaTAGAacaattcttgcaccaactctggATTGTGTCATTGATGTCAACGACAAGATGACTGTAGGGTTACCTGGACAAGAAAGAGTCTACTTAAGTTCTGGCTTTGTGTGTGCTGAggagaaaaatataaaatttgagTTAGATGCTTTCTCACCAGAGATTCTAAATGGAATAAATTGTTCAGGTCTACCACCACACAAGTTGGTTGTAAAGGTTGGCGCTCCTGTTATGTTGCTGCGGAATATAGACCAAACTAATGGTTTGTGCAATGGAACGAGAATGCAAGTTAGAAGAATGAGAAACTATGTGATAGAATGCAAGACTTTAACCGGTAATAAAGTTGGAAGTATTGTTCTTATCCTAAGATTGAATCTAATTCTAAATAACGAAATATTACCGGTCAGGTTTCAAAGAAGACAATTCCCAATTATTATGTCATTTGCAATGACAATAAATACATCTCAGGGACAAACTCTATCAAAAGTTAGAATATACCTTCTAAGGCTAGTTTTCACCTATGGTCAATTATATGTTGTGTTATCAAGAGTAACGAGTAAAGATGGTCTGCGAGTGTTGTTGCAAGATCACGGACACTTGAAAGATAACTGCACAATGAATGTGGTATATAGAGATGTTTTTGAGAGCTTATAATGAAAATGTAATAACGAAATctcttaattaaatttattaatttattaaaatttattactatcaattaaaaaaattgacaaatttTTAGTGCTAATGGGTAATGCATTCTTATTGTACATTTATAACTTGAGAAtattaaaattatcataaaaattcgtattattttattctcttgataaacaattttataattatgttaatcatataattttgtatactaatattaatataatattgttTCAGGTATATATTTTACAGCATCAAAGGATAGTGTTGAGTTGTTATTTAGtaggtttaaattatttattgtttattagagaactttctgcattagaattctctaataatttgttgttcattttgagctgattttgataCATTCTTAGTTCGCAATAAATcaatatataaaaatttgttggtaaatttaagtattactagattatttatggtgacattcagtatatatgtctgagttattgaagaaagtagattactaaaatcgattaataactattttagagttaatccaattaacactagattaagaaaaaacaaacaaTGCATAACATGTTAcgtttttattaatcaaattattataatttaaattaattttaacaaaataacttaaaattttaatttcaatcttatcacgtgcatgtcACAGGTAATTACACTTGTTTAAGTTCTATTTAAGGGTTTATTGTTAGCCAATTAACACTGACAGAATTTAAATCTCCCACAATTATTTAACCAGACGAGTAAGCTAATCACTCGACCACTAACTCaagaacattaaaaaaaaaaaggtgaatgctacccaacccctctaaaataacatgtaagttaccttTATTATGTGTCACATTATAATTGGTccttatcttaaccatagttgggttattttataatttattattcttaaaatatcaAAGCTCCACTCCCTTTAATTGAAGCACATTCCACTCCTCCATTTTTTGTTCATCACTTCATCACCTAGATTCGGTCCTTCCAAGCACCATCACGTTCGTGACAAGAAGCGCCAACTTCATCGCCATATACTGCCCTCCCACACAATCTCTCTTTCTTTAGTGCATAATCCCTTAGTCACGTCGTTGAATTCCATCGCCCATAACTTATCCTTCCCAGTATAGCCAGCGCCTCTTTTTGCCATGGATCACTGCTTATccacataattaatggttaattttggttattaaatttttttattaaaaaaacatatctttatttaattacgtgatggaacatatatttatatgtaaaatataatataataaaataaatctattcaaagtatttaaaagtataattaaaattatgaacatacaaatataataataaaatttgtactccaaacaaataaacatatttttttatcatacatatattatttaaaaactataaaaaataaggtaaaaaaattgaattttatcattttaaatttctgtttttaattttaataatatatttatttttaaataatatatgtatgataaaaaaatatgtttatttgtttggagtacaaattttattattatatttgtatgttcatgattttaattatacttttaaatattttgaatagatttattttattatattatattttacatataaatatatgttccatcacgtaattaaataaagatatatttttttaataaaaaaatttaataaccaaattaaccattaattaacCAAATTAAGTAGTGATCCACGGCAAAAAGAGGCGCTGGCTATACTGGGAAGAGAGGTTATGTGGAAGGGCATGGTGATGACGTTGGCTTGGAAGGACCAAATCTAGGTGATGAAGTGATAAACAAAAAATAGAGGAGTGGAATGTAATTCAATTAACGGAAGTAGAGCTTtgatattttaagaataataaattataaaataacccaactatggttaagataaggaccaattataatgtgacacataatgaaggataacttacatgttattttagagaggGTTGGTTAGCATTCACCAAAAAAATAAACTctaaattactttttttttttttattactgcATATGTAATTTTGTAGATGCCTTTCTTTGTACGGTCTTACTTTGGGCCTCGGCCCATTCAAGATAACAAGACAAAAAATAAAACACGAAATCTTTTCCCCCGAAATCTCACTCTGTCTCTCTCCCCCGGAAAGGTTCTCTCTTTGTCTGAAAGGCTCCgcattttctctctctaaaaccccATCCTCTTCAGTGAACTTACCCTCAATTTCTGGCTCTGCTTGCTTCCGCAGATCTTCAAAGGCTTATTGCGGATCCAAAGGTGGGGTTTTTATACAAATTCTAGGGTTTTAGGGGCCTTCTCTGCAATGGCCACTGCCTACCCCTTTGCCGTCAGTGCCGCCCAGGTTCCCTTCTTTTCTCTCTCAAAACCTCTGTTTTGCTTTTTCAGTGTTTGGATTCGCTTTTTTTTTCCCCTTAAAGTCAAAAAGCTTGTAATGAGAATGTTGAAGAGAAAGTTTCACACTTTTTAGCTGAAAAAGAATAAAAGCCCCCTTTTTTGTTGCGTGATGATTAACTAAATCCAAACACTAACTAATCTTTTGGCTATTGTGTGTGATTTTCAGGTTGGGACATACTTTGTGGGGCAGTATTACCATGTTCTTCAGCACAAGCCAGAGTTGGTGTTCCAGTTCTACTCTGATGCTAGCACCATGGTTCGAATTGATGGCAATGCTAGGGAGACTGCGACCGCGATGCTAGTAAATTTCTTAGCCTCCCCTTGTTTTGGTTATTGTTATCTATCTGTTTATAATTGTTACCTATGTAATGAAAGAATTTCATGAAGCACCATTTGGGGAAGGATCTTAGTTGATTGTTTGTAATGAAAATTTGGATTTTGATAGATTGCAATGGCATTATGGAAGTTGATAAATGGTTTAGATGAATGTTCATCTGTTTCTGATGTCATTATGAAGTATAGTTGTAGTGGTGTGGAGTATTCAATTGCAATTGGAGAGCTGGAATTGTTAGATGAATGTTTATCTGTTTGTGTGTGTTTTGTGTTGGAAAAGGTTGGAGGGGGTAGTGAGATGAAAATATCTTAATATCTTATCTAATCTAAGTTAAAATTCCTTGTTTTTAAAGCCTGTTGTTGTTGATCTTACATGAACTTTTTCCTTGGAACAAGTTTTCATAAAATTTGGCAGGGAGAAGAAAcagaaagaagagagaaggaaaAGAGAGGAAGAGNNNNNNNNNNNNNNNNNNNNNNNNNNNNNNNNNNNNNNNNNNNNNNNNNNNNNNNNNNNNNNNNNNNNNNNNNNNNNNNNNNNNNNNNNNNNNNNNNNNNNNNNNNNNNNNNNNNNNNNNNNNNNNNNNNNNNNNNNNNNNNNNNNNNNNNNNNNNNNNNNNNNNNNNNNNNNNNNNNNNNNNNNNNNNNNNNNNNNNNNNNNNNNNNNNNNNNNNNNNNNNNNNNNNNNNNNNNNNNNNNNNNNNNNNNNNNNNNNNNNNNNNNNNNNNNNNNNNNNNNNNNNNNNNNNNNNNNNNNNNNNNNNNTTTCGTACTGTCCTCCTGTCCATTAGTTCCTTTAATTAAAGAAATTTTCCTCTGGGCAGCAAATCCATGCACTTGTTATGTCACTCAGTTATACCGGAATTGAAATCAAAACTGCACAATCTTTGGATTCTTGGAGTGGTGGTGTTCTTGTGATGGTTTCTGGATCTGTGCAACTTAAGGACTACAGTTTGAGGAGAAAATTTATGCAAACGTTCTTCCTTGCACCACAAGAAAAAGGATATTTTGTTTTAAATGACATTTTTCACTTTGTTGAAGAGGAACCAATTCATCATCACCAAGCAGTCTTTCTAGCTCAGAACAATCTTGATTCAAAATTGAATGCTCCTACCACAAATAATCCAGGTAAGTTCTGACTTCATGCTTAGGTTCTTATACTCGTGTTTATAATTATTGCTTCAATTGTTAGTTATGGACTTATTGTAATTGCAATTGGAAGAAAAACACAAAGTAAGATTTTTCTGTTTTCATATAAAAGAAAATTTTCATTAGAAGAAAATTTTCATtagaagaaaaggaaagagatATTCTGCTTCTAATAAAATTTCTTAGAAGTTGTGTTTGGGATTTCTTGTCTCTCGATGGGACCTTCCTATTCTTTAGCTTGGATCCTGTTCTTTAGCTTGGATGGTGACTCTGCATTCTGTTAATTGAATTAATTAGTGATAAATGTTTTTATAGAGCATATTCTTTTAGAAAAATTTCAGCAACATTAGTTTAACTTTAATATATTATATGTAGCATAATAGTGAGCATATCCTTGTGGCTGATTATGTAATAAGCAGCATAATTGATTCTCATGACTTGTAATATTTTGTTCAATTAGTGAGAGCTATCTGTTTTTCAGTCTCCAGCTACCTGCTTGGTGGAGATTTACAGGCAAGGGAGTTTGTCACTGCAAATGAGGTTAAGGAAAATGGCGTAGTTGATAATTATGGATTTGCAGAGCAACAAATTCAGCGCGTCCATGATTCTGAACATATTCAGGAGCAGGTTGTTGCTGAAGAGTCACATGGTTCACTTCAATCAACTGTCCATGTTGTGCAAGACCAGGTACCTGCTGCGGAAGAGTCTTCTGAGGAGCCTCTAAAACAAACTTATGCTTCCATAGTATGTGTGAATCATCCAATACATTAGTGCCTCAATGTTTTCGTTTGGAATTTATTGATGACTTTGGAATTGACCATTATTATTGTCCTTGTAAGTTACGGGTGGCCAAAGGACAATCTGCACCAGTTGTAGCTTCTCAGCCATCGCAAACAAACGTGTCCTCCTTGGAATGGGATAATACCCCACTGAGTAGCAATCAACAAACAACTGCTTCAACTAATGCACTTGATAGGTTTGGAACTGATGCAGCTGAAGAGGTCCCTGCAACAGAAGATGAAGGTTATTGTGAGTATTTTGTTCTTCTActgagtgttttttttttattatttaatattttttttgggtGTAAATTACATTTTGATGGTTCATTATGTTAtctttattttcagtttttacCAATAAAGTTGTTTGTTTGAATCCCTCGATGTGCTAGTCCGTATTGTTTATCATGTACTCATTTGTTATTTCTGTGTATTTTAATTTGTTACATTTTCTTTCAGATGAAATCAAATCTGTTTATGTGAGAAACTTGTCACCTGCTGTCTCTGCTGCTGATATTGAACAGGAATTCAAGAATTTTGGTAGGATCAGGCCTGATGGTGTTGTCATAAGAAGCCGGAAGGTATGTGTTTACGTCTTCAATGAAGTATGCCGGTTAATTCATATCCCATGACAAACCTAAACTTTTCACTTTTCTTCAGGATGTCGGTGTTTGCTATGCATTTGTTGAATTTGAAGATATGAGCGGCGTTCATAATGCAGTCAAGGTTTAGATTTCAGTTTTAAAAGCTTTATTGTACATTGTCACCTGTTCAAAATTATTGATCTATTTGCCTCTGGTTGCACCTTACAAGTCTTATTTTCCCAGGGCCTGGTTTCTGATTTCAAATTCTGTTTTCTCATGTTTATTTTATACTTTTGCAGGCAGGATCTGTAGAGGTAGGAGGAAGACAAGTATACATCGAAGAGCGGAGACCAAACAGTAACATCCCTTCCCGTGGAGGAAGTATGCTTTCCTTTATTCTTATTTAAtgttttgcttctttttttaacaaattaagtTGTTTAGTGCTAATTGCGTGAGCTCAATTATGTTGACTATGGATCATGGTAGCTTTCATGCTGATATCCTTGTCAACCGCACTGTTTGATGACTCTTCCTGGTGACATGGACAAAGATATTTATCCTTGGTCCACGTCGCAGTTAGCCAGTTAATTTGTTTCGTGTCATGAAATATTCAAAATGATACATTGTCTAATCAAAAGTTGACTCTTTATGTTGTTTTAATGATGGCATTCGCACTGGTTAAGGATTGAAATTTAATAACTTGAATGTAGACACAAGAAGATATAATAGTATTGTCTGATTCATGCAGCGAAATTGAAGATTTTGTATTCATAAAGAAATGTTTACAAGCATTCTGAAGTAGCTTTGCTTTATGATTATTGTATTCTCAACAGGAAGAGGTAGAGGGAGGGGTAGCTATCAGTCAGATACCCAAAGAGGGCGTTACAGCTCGAGGAACCTCGGCAGGGAAAGTGGCCAAGATGGAGGTGAAAGAGAGTATAACAGACCGAAAGGAAATGGTTTCTATAGACCAAGTCCCCGCCACGAGAGAGGATATTCAGTGCACCAAGCACCAAGAAATGGTCACAATCATGCTGAGTCAACATAAATTTTTTTGCCAAAAGTACCAAATTGAATCCAGAAGAAGACACTTGAGTTCTATAATTTTTGAAATCTTAAATTATggcttattatttttgttaagggGCTTCATGGTTTATTTGTTTCTTCAGGAATTTTCATTATGATTAGTTGGCAGGTCTAAAATATCCCTTGGGTTGTTTAATGACCATTGAAGTATAGTTATTTTCATCTAAGGTTCATGATTACCTCATAGTTTTATGTTGTTTGATGAGATGATTTTGATGCAACAATTTGTATATTGTACATTGATCATATCTTGTCTTTTCCTGTGCTAGCGTGCATTCCTTGCTACTTATTAATGATACGCCTTTTCGGCTTTTCCTTTTAAGTTTTAATCGATGAAGGCTTACAAGAAAAATGATCTACAAAATAGAGCCATGTTCCGCTACTTACAATGTTTGGAGATAAAAACTAGGGTTCAGTTTCGGGCTTCCTGTATGAAACTACGTTTAGATTTatattgtttgatttaaattcatgttttat from Arachis ipaensis cultivar K30076 chromosome B09, Araip1.1, whole genome shotgun sequence includes these protein-coding regions:
- the LOC107618595 gene encoding putative G3BP-like protein, which produces MATAYPFAVSAAQVGTYFVGQYYHVLQHKPELVFQFYSDASTMVRIDGNARETATAMLQIHALVMSLSYTGIEIKTAQSLDSWSGGVLVMVSGSVQLKDYSLRRKFMQTFFLAPQEKGYFVLNDIFHFVEEEPIHHHQAVFLAQNNLDSKLNAPTTNNPVSSYLLGGDLQAREFVTANEVKENGVVDNYGFAEQQIQRVHDSEHIQEQVVAEESHGSLQSTVHVVQDQVPAAEESSEEPLKQTYASILRVAKGQSAPVVASQPSQTNVSSLEWDNTPLSSNQQTTASTNALDRFGTDAAEEVPATEDEGYYEIKSVYVRNLSPAVSAADIEQEFKNFGRIRPDGVVIRSRKDVGVCYAFVEFEDMSGVHNAVKAGSVEVGGRQVYIEERRPNSNIPSRGGRRGRGRGSYQSDTQRGRYSSRNLGRESGQDGGEREYNRPKGNGFYRPSPRHERGYSVHQAPRNGHNHAEST